In one uncultured Methanoregula sp. genomic region, the following are encoded:
- a CDS encoding energy-coupling factor transporter transmembrane component T translates to MTPEGDLPEKGKKRRKLRRLELLRFHPGDSFLHRLDPRTKLLALIFMSIVALVFSSLPVLVLAFLFELVLAFNSGIMNRFLRALTLVSPIFILVIVLDSFFSKVSGGPVWFSAQVGFLHPEVTQAGVIFATAMGFRLLVLVGISFLFLMTTSHDDFTRSLRGMRIPPTLTFSLRYALQSTTSLTDDTRQIMDAQRSRGLELDRGNFIRNRDKLAALFIPVTVSLLKRSKHTADAMQARGFRQSASHSCYKSQTFGKPDVLMAILLAAFILILIVVSRVFPF, encoded by the coding sequence GTGACTCCTGAAGGCGATCTTCCGGAAAAAGGAAAGAAACGACGGAAACTCCGGCGGTTGGAACTTCTCCGGTTCCATCCCGGGGACTCGTTCCTGCACCGTCTCGATCCCCGGACAAAACTCCTGGCACTCATTTTTATGAGCATTGTCGCCCTTGTGTTCAGTTCACTTCCGGTACTGGTCCTCGCCTTTCTCTTTGAACTGGTGCTTGCCTTCAATTCCGGGATCATGAACAGGTTCCTGCGTGCACTTACCCTGGTCTCGCCCATATTCATCCTTGTCATCGTTCTCGACAGTTTCTTCTCGAAAGTTTCAGGAGGCCCGGTCTGGTTCTCTGCGCAGGTCGGTTTTCTTCATCCCGAAGTTACCCAGGCAGGAGTAATTTTCGCCACGGCAATGGGTTTCCGGCTCCTCGTTCTTGTCGGGATATCGTTCCTCTTCCTCATGACCACCTCGCACGACGATTTCACGAGAAGCCTCCGGGGTATGAGGATCCCCCCCACCCTCACCTTCTCGCTCCGGTATGCTCTCCAGTCAACAACGTCCCTTACGGATGATACCCGGCAGATCATGGATGCCCAGCGCTCCCGGGGTCTCGAACTGGACCGGGGGAATTTTATCCGCAACCGGGACAAGCTCGCGGCGCTCTTCATACCGGTTACCGTATCCCTGCTCAAACGCTCGAAACATACTGCCGATGCAATGCAGGCCAGGGGATTTCGCCAGTCAGCGTCCCATTCCTGTTACAAATCACAGACGTTTGGTAAACCGGATGTACTCATGGCCATCCTGCTTGCGGCTTTTATCCTCATCCTCATTGTAGTGAGCCGGGTCTTCCCGTTCTGA
- a CDS encoding ABC transporter ATP-binding protein, translating into MTSPDPVVLIRDLSFRYPETLSGRSVTALHHLNLTIQPGEFTLITGPSGSGKSTLARCLNGLIPHATNGTMEGSVIVHGMNTREYDTPDFAPHVGMVFQDPGYQLVTADVESEIAFGLEILNYPQQEIRARLDQTTALLQIGHLMGRPISDLSWGERQRVAIASVIAMQPSLLVMDEPFSGIDAASAQNLAELLSDLRKSLSITIIVFEHRTGYLLPMTDRIIVMEAGTILSDKKRDLPIQPCSTWDLPSTLNRSSEGARASVQEIPPQEISTNPSGKVCTPTLSLRDVCYRYPGAKTTVLDGITLDFYPGELTVITGANGSGKTTLLKHCNGLLIPDRGSVFLGAEPLRKKTVAGAAHAVGLLNQHADHQLFESTITDELAFGPRNLGMADEEIGKIILKIRDQCSLSHIDPSTPPLGLSGGEKQRVALAGILTMDTPVIILDEPTFGLDQDLKSAFTVFLRGLCDIKKTVIVATHDEEFGAACGDRFIRISAGHIDTDERKSRGSRVVNLAGGESSGDS; encoded by the coding sequence GTGACAAGTCCTGATCCCGTGGTTCTCATCCGGGATCTCTCGTTCCGGTACCCGGAAACCCTGTCGGGAAGGAGCGTGACAGCACTCCATCATCTCAATCTCACCATACAACCGGGGGAATTCACGCTGATCACCGGCCCGAGCGGTTCCGGGAAATCCACCCTGGCCCGGTGCCTGAACGGTCTCATTCCCCATGCAACGAACGGGACCATGGAGGGATCGGTCATCGTCCATGGGATGAACACAAGGGAATACGATACCCCTGACTTCGCCCCGCATGTCGGTATGGTATTCCAGGATCCCGGGTACCAGCTGGTCACGGCAGATGTGGAGAGCGAGATCGCGTTCGGCCTTGAGATCCTGAATTATCCGCAGCAGGAGATCCGGGCACGGCTGGACCAGACCACCGCTCTCCTTCAGATCGGACACCTCATGGGAAGGCCGATCAGTGATCTCTCGTGGGGCGAACGGCAGCGGGTGGCGATAGCTTCGGTCATCGCCATGCAGCCTTCCCTTCTGGTCATGGACGAACCGTTCTCCGGTATCGATGCCGCCTCTGCACAAAATCTTGCGGAACTCCTCTCCGACCTCAGGAAAAGTCTCTCGATCACCATCATCGTTTTTGAGCACCGGACGGGATACCTGCTCCCCATGACCGACCGCATCATCGTGATGGAGGCAGGGACGATCCTGTCCGATAAGAAACGCGATCTGCCCATTCAACCGTGCAGTACCTGGGATCTCCCGTCCACCCTGAACCGTTCGTCCGAGGGGGCACGGGCTTCTGTACAGGAGATACCCCCACAGGAGATTTCCACAAATCCCTCCGGGAAGGTTTGCACCCCCACCCTCTCGCTCCGGGACGTGTGTTACCGGTATCCCGGTGCAAAGACAACCGTCCTTGACGGGATCACCCTCGACTTCTATCCCGGGGAACTTACGGTTATCACAGGGGCGAACGGTTCGGGAAAAACTACCCTCTTAAAACACTGCAACGGCCTCCTCATTCCGGATCGCGGGAGTGTATTTCTCGGGGCAGAACCGCTCAGGAAAAAAACCGTAGCAGGCGCGGCACATGCAGTAGGCCTCCTCAACCAGCATGCCGATCACCAGCTCTTCGAGAGCACCATTACTGACGAACTTGCATTCGGTCCCCGCAATCTCGGGATGGCAGATGAGGAGATTGGAAAGATTATTCTAAAGATACGTGACCAGTGCTCTCTTTCGCATATCGATCCTTCCACGCCCCCTCTCGGTCTTTCGGGCGGAGAGAAACAGAGGGTTGCACTCGCAGGCATTCTCACGATGGATACCCCGGTCATCATCCTTGACGAACCCACGTTCGGTCTCGACCAGGATCTCAAAAGCGCATTCACCGTATTTCTCCGGGGGTTATGCGATATTAAGAAAACGGTCATTGTTGCCACCCATGACGAGGAATTCGGGGCGGCATGCGGGGACCGGTTCATCCGGATCTCGGCCGGTCACATTGACACCGATGAGCGAAAATCTCGCGGATCCCGGGTAGTTAACCTGGCCGGGGGTGAATCATCCGGTGACTCCTGA
- a CDS encoding ECF transporter S component produces the protein MAIKKPYFSLHEIALLSLCAALIVVLNSTFSLPIKIPGHTGIYWVVPVIIGVGIVKKPGAGTYIGFISGILATLFGFNTLHIFNLFIYLALGGIIDLVGLLFFYRLDHPAAGFIAGAAGNLAKMVVNFVLQTFLGIPAAFIIIGIGTASITHFIFGGLGGIIAALVLSRLLKAGVITRDKS, from the coding sequence ATGGCGATAAAAAAACCGTATTTTTCCCTGCACGAGATCGCCCTTCTCTCGCTCTGCGCCGCACTCATCGTAGTCCTGAACTCAACCTTCTCTCTTCCCATTAAGATCCCCGGGCATACGGGCATCTACTGGGTGGTCCCGGTCATCATCGGGGTCGGGATCGTGAAAAAACCGGGAGCAGGGACGTATATCGGGTTCATCTCGGGAATCCTCGCCACTCTCTTCGGGTTCAATACCCTCCATATCTTCAACCTCTTCATCTATCTCGCACTCGGGGGGATAATCGATCTTGTCGGGCTCCTCTTTTTCTACCGGCTGGATCATCCGGCTGCCGGGTTCATCGCGGGAGCCGCAGGCAATCTTGCAAAGATGGTAGTGAACTTTGTCCTCCAGACCTTCCTCGGTATTCCCGCGGCATTCATCATCATCGGGATCGGCACCGCGTCCATAACCCATTTCATCTTCGGGGGACTCGGGGGTATTATTGCTGCCCTGGTCCTGAGCCGTCTCTTAAAAGCCGGAGTGATCACCCGTGACAAGTCCTGA
- a CDS encoding ABC transporter substrate-binding protein translates to MIYICIDDTDTLTGPRGTGKLARAIADTVVADYPVFGVTRHQLYVHPDIPYTSHNSDAVIHVQADGDEAMDHLFELAEQVMLGDFLEGSDPGLAVASTDQITSSLIAYGQDAKCTILTQDRARTLAKNLNIRLKGLGGTEDGVIGAMAGLGLAYAKCDGRYLQKGKIRELVGTCTVEDLFQNGVDEVCTLDGRQFTTGTVQLRPDKAPRTCPVFGKTVLFVKEEGGLLVEDKRD, encoded by the coding sequence ATGATCTACATTTGTATTGATGATACCGATACCCTCACGGGCCCCCGGGGAACCGGGAAACTGGCCCGGGCCATCGCAGACACCGTTGTTGCAGATTATCCGGTTTTCGGGGTCACCCGCCACCAGCTCTACGTGCACCCGGATATTCCCTATACCTCGCATAACAGCGATGCTGTCATCCATGTGCAGGCCGACGGGGACGAAGCGATGGATCATCTCTTCGAGCTTGCGGAACAGGTCATGCTCGGGGATTTCCTCGAAGGGAGCGATCCCGGTCTTGCGGTAGCTTCCACAGATCAGATCACATCGTCGCTCATCGCCTACGGGCAGGATGCAAAATGTACCATTCTCACCCAGGATCGGGCACGTACGCTGGCAAAAAATCTGAATATCCGGCTCAAAGGTCTCGGGGGCACAGAGGACGGCGTGATTGGCGCAATGGCAGGTCTCGGCCTTGCCTATGCAAAATGCGACGGGCGCTATCTCCAGAAAGGAAAGATCCGGGAATTAGTTGGTACCTGTACCGTGGAAGATCTTTTCCAGAATGGTGTTGATGAAGTCTGCACTCTTGACGGACGACAGTTCACCACGGGCACCGTGCAGTTACGGCCTGACAAAGCTCCCCGCACCTGCCCGGTTTTCGGCAAGACCGTCCTCTTCGTTAAGGAAGAAGGTGGCCTGCTGGTAGAAGACAAACGGGATTGA
- a CDS encoding Tfx family DNA-binding protein, with translation MRETLFTERQKEVLRYRKHGMTLQQIADILGTSKANICSIEKKAMRKVRFAQETLEFLRTLDAHLLCTMAAGSDLFDSIPILIEEARKTGISLPDDPMDLINRIRSENPDNIRGRYIKKDIPVYLSSDGILGF, from the coding sequence ATGCGGGAAACCCTGTTCACAGAACGGCAGAAAGAGGTATTGCGGTACCGAAAACACGGGATGACTCTGCAGCAGATAGCGGATATTCTCGGTACTTCAAAGGCAAATATCTGCTCAATAGAGAAAAAAGCAATGCGGAAAGTACGGTTCGCACAGGAGACCCTGGAGTTTCTGCGTACTCTGGATGCTCACCTGCTCTGCACCATGGCAGCCGGATCCGATCTCTTCGATTCGATCCCAATCCTTATCGAAGAAGCCAGAAAAACCGGTATTTCCCTGCCGGACGATCCGATGGATCTGATCAACAGGATCCGATCGGAAAACCCGGACAATATCCGTGGAAGATATATAAAAAAAGACATTCCCGTATACCTGTCCAGCGACGGAATACTGGGTTTCTGA
- a CDS encoding PKD domain-containing protein, protein MNNLKSGSHYRKVWVPVALVFLLLACCTLPAAADDSSTALGVIPAKSEMSNLAFANQPTGYYYFKFNQAGTGGLNAVHIASGSSTSPNYGDVTTTKSQSGTFYVTDTGGRGYQDEAILLVAVKGNIPDNFAIHIKSSGYSWTPTGALGKQPDLANTTYHSGAVDSTFTKSQFVYGSQAWKPAGSNPPADYPLYYGQDTTDPTSKFKLMFVDLKAGPLGPNGAIDLATLHDRGAVKVEYTLENLDSVATFNTYAWNDNTNQGKGISWTNMLVGTGCSGYTVLGTDYADRASEFPTAAGSVPVYNAPSTNFNANVTSGAAPLIVQFTDTTSPQQLKTWAWDFGDGSTSTEENPVHTYTTAGTYTVALTGTTHQGMSGTKTQPAYITVSSSLTGSSAGSSGSSGGAGGDGGSSDSGTGSPGSSPGSSRVSFTANVTSGVPPLVVQFQDTTTIKNVSAWAWDFNGDNIPDSVEKNPAYVFKKIGNYTVRLTVSTTAGTQFNLTFPDMIQVTVVPASAGTGWVSSDQYDDGQASSGSALPAATPARTMAAPPAAQGTGGYTPLGTKVAEVLLDAVIAVGVIGAGVILWKKL, encoded by the coding sequence ATGAACAATCTGAAATCAGGATCTCACTACCGGAAAGTATGGGTGCCGGTTGCTCTTGTTTTTTTACTCCTGGCATGCTGTACCCTGCCCGCAGCAGCTGATGACAGTTCTACGGCGCTCGGGGTAATCCCGGCGAAAAGCGAGATGAGCAATCTTGCCTTTGCGAACCAGCCGACCGGGTATTATTATTTCAAGTTCAACCAGGCCGGCACCGGCGGGCTCAATGCGGTCCATATCGCGTCGGGTTCATCAACGTCGCCGAATTATGGTGATGTTACTACAACAAAATCCCAGTCCGGGACATTCTATGTCACGGATACGGGGGGGAGGGGATACCAGGACGAGGCCATCCTCCTGGTTGCCGTGAAAGGAAATATCCCGGACAATTTTGCCATCCACATAAAATCCAGCGGATATTCCTGGACCCCCACGGGAGCCCTGGGAAAACAACCTGACCTTGCAAATACAACCTATCATTCCGGTGCCGTGGACAGCACGTTTACCAAATCCCAGTTTGTCTATGGATCACAGGCATGGAAACCTGCCGGGAGCAACCCGCCGGCAGATTACCCGCTCTATTACGGGCAGGACACGACCGATCCCACCAGCAAGTTCAAGCTTATGTTCGTGGATCTCAAGGCGGGGCCCCTTGGCCCCAACGGGGCTATTGACTTAGCAACGCTCCATGACCGCGGGGCGGTAAAAGTCGAGTACACCCTTGAGAACCTAGATTCGGTTGCCACCTTCAACACCTATGCCTGGAACGATAATACCAACCAGGGAAAAGGTATCTCGTGGACGAACATGCTCGTCGGGACCGGGTGCAGCGGTTATACCGTTCTCGGGACGGATTACGCTGACCGGGCCTCCGAGTTCCCGACTGCGGCAGGCAGCGTCCCGGTTTACAATGCACCGTCAACAAATTTCAATGCAAACGTGACCTCAGGAGCTGCGCCGCTTATCGTGCAGTTCACCGATACCACGTCTCCCCAGCAGCTCAAAACATGGGCCTGGGACTTTGGTGACGGGAGTACATCCACCGAGGAGAATCCGGTACATACGTACACAACTGCGGGGACGTATACCGTTGCCCTGACCGGGACGACTCACCAGGGAATGAGCGGTACAAAGACTCAACCGGCATATATAACGGTCTCATCCTCATTAACAGGAAGTTCAGCCGGGTCTTCCGGTTCTTCCGGTGGAGCTGGCGGGGATGGCGGGAGCAGCGATTCCGGAACCGGCAGCCCGGGCAGCAGCCCGGGATCCTCCCGGGTCAGCTTCACCGCGAACGTGACCTCGGGTGTTCCTCCCCTTGTCGTCCAGTTCCAGGACACCACGACAATTAAGAATGTTTCAGCATGGGCCTGGGACTTCAACGGGGATAACATTCCGGACAGTGTCGAGAAGAATCCTGCATATGTTTTTAAGAAGATTGGGAATTACACGGTGCGCCTGACGGTGAGTACAACGGCAGGAACGCAGTTCAATCTCACATTCCCGGACATGATCCAGGTAACGGTGGTTCCTGCGTCAGCCGGTACCGGGTGGGTATCTTCAGACCAGTATGATGACGGGCAGGCTTCCTCCGGATCAGCCCTGCCGGCAGCCACACCGGCCCGGACCATGGCTGCCCCGCCTGCAGCGCAGGGGACGGGCGGCTACACTCCCCTCGGGACGAAAGTCGCCGAGGTGCTGCTGGATGCTGTGATCGCTGTCGGGGTTATCGGGGCCGGGGTGATCCTGTGGAAGAAACTGTAA
- a CDS encoding ATP-binding cassette domain-containing protein, with amino-acid sequence MESSAITTITVLPGKAKDGKRESFDNITIRAGDMISIVGPTGSGKTAFINDIEVFACGDTVTGRTILVNGNVPPDEMVRDPAKKPIALITQNTKCLADLAVGDFLEMHVKARKIPDKSRTMSTIKLANEFTGEKITAAMRMTSLSGGQTRSLLIADAISVSSAPIILLDEVESGGIFKENVIASLKNNNKAVLFVTHDPLLALLSDRRIVMRNGAVETILEPNGCEKKILSQISGMDSFLSRMREKIRAGELLKEVPLS; translated from the coding sequence ATGGAATCATCAGCAATAACGACAATAACCGTCCTTCCCGGGAAGGCAAAGGATGGAAAAAGGGAATCGTTTGACAATATAACCATCAGGGCCGGGGACATGATCTCGATCGTGGGTCCGACCGGCTCGGGAAAGACCGCGTTTATCAACGACATCGAGGTCTTTGCCTGCGGGGACACGGTGACCGGGCGGACGATTCTTGTCAACGGAAACGTGCCTCCCGACGAGATGGTGCGGGACCCGGCAAAAAAACCCATTGCCCTCATCACCCAGAACACCAAGTGCCTTGCGGATCTCGCGGTCGGGGATTTCCTGGAGATGCACGTGAAAGCCCGCAAAATCCCGGACAAGTCCCGGACAATGAGCACAATCAAGCTCGCAAACGAGTTTACCGGTGAGAAGATTACCGCGGCGATGCGCATGACCTCCCTCTCGGGGGGGCAGACCCGTTCGCTCCTGATCGCGGATGCCATATCGGTCAGCAGCGCGCCTATCATCCTTCTCGACGAAGTGGAGAGCGGGGGAATCTTCAAGGAGAACGTGATAGCCTCCCTTAAAAACAACAACAAGGCGGTCCTCTTTGTCACGCACGATCCGCTCCTCGCGCTCCTTTCGGACCGGCGTATCGTGATGCGGAACGGGGCGGTAGAAACGATCCTTGAACCGAATGGCTGCGAGAAGAAGATCCTCTCGCAGATCTCCGGCATGGACTCTTTCCTCTCCCGGATGCGGGAGAAGATCCGGGCCGGGGAACTCCTTAAGGAGGTGCCGCTCTCATGA
- a CDS encoding GTP-binding protein: MKLLIFAGPPSAGKTAVIRQIIRQLMGEYVIAFLKIDVVRAFEDEELSAEFGIPARKVYSGDVCPDHTGILVLRDAITWADDLGAGILIVESAGLCLRCTPYTMQSLGIVVLSAVGGTNSPLKMAPMIALADCAVVTKIDLISQAEKEVFRERVREVAPRVDIIETNAVQGTGLRFLMKAIRNMPEILQPDEIVLRGMPPLAVCTICAGKKEIGWQHHFGILKTLDGADDLYRGE, translated from the coding sequence ATGAAACTGCTCATCTTTGCCGGCCCCCCGAGTGCAGGCAAAACGGCGGTCATCCGCCAGATCATCCGGCAGCTCATGGGAGAGTACGTGATTGCCTTTCTCAAGATCGATGTCGTGCGGGCGTTTGAGGACGAGGAACTATCGGCAGAGTTCGGGATCCCGGCCCGGAAGGTTTATTCCGGCGATGTCTGCCCGGACCATACCGGGATCCTCGTGCTCCGGGACGCGATCACCTGGGCTGACGATCTCGGTGCCGGCATCCTGATCGTGGAGAGTGCCGGTCTCTGCCTCCGGTGCACGCCCTATACCATGCAGTCCCTCGGGATCGTTGTTCTCTCCGCGGTCGGCGGAACGAACAGCCCGCTCAAGATGGCGCCGATGATTGCGCTTGCCGACTGTGCGGTCGTGACCAAGATCGACCTGATCTCGCAGGCTGAAAAAGAGGTGTTCCGGGAACGGGTCCGGGAAGTTGCCCCCAGGGTCGATATCATCGAGACGAACGCGGTGCAGGGAACCGGTCTTCGGTTCCTGATGAAAGCCATACGGAATATGCCGGAGATCCTTCAGCCGGACGAGATCGTGCTCCGGGGCATGCCGCCCCTTGCGGTCTGCACGATCTGTGCCGGGAAGAAGGAGATCGGGTGGCAGCACCATTTCGGGATTTTGAAGACCCTTGATGGTGCGGACGATCTGTACCGGGGAGAGTGA
- a CDS encoding (Fe-S)-binding protein, giving the protein MVWEPPGRNCGACGCATCTDFLVAARKGQKDLGQCPYYPRRSGPGMVPAPHTRSDRDILGFDYDFIVRAFPNEPSARRYIQPFRADLVDRWGIVPGDILRGRPIEPACPIQHVLRVISVDPVTGILACHTVGPVAARSAPGVLDIRAYHEIGFEGIAETVRHEPVVGFRMRFLPANCMRQMVHSGVVQMVLNKSSGTHVLIEDIQMHGKREKLKDITIRPGDSVSIEDASGARKTVLIDGIRVHASDGTVMERSREDAGQGGRGCGPGSGQRHRHDHDRPRHDDDD; this is encoded by the coding sequence GTGGTGTGGGAGCCGCCCGGCCGGAACTGCGGTGCCTGCGGGTGTGCCACCTGCACGGATTTCCTTGTCGCAGCCCGTAAGGGACAAAAGGATCTCGGACAGTGCCCGTACTACCCGCGGCGATCAGGTCCCGGCATGGTTCCTGCCCCGCACACCCGTTCAGACCGGGATATTCTCGGGTTCGATTACGATTTTATCGTGAGGGCTTTCCCGAATGAACCATCAGCCCGCCGGTACATCCAGCCGTTCCGGGCTGACCTGGTTGACCGGTGGGGAATTGTCCCGGGAGATATTCTCCGGGGCCGGCCTATTGAACCCGCGTGTCCCATCCAGCATGTGCTCCGGGTGATATCGGTGGACCCGGTGACCGGGATCCTTGCCTGCCACACGGTAGGGCCGGTGGCTGCACGGTCAGCCCCGGGGGTGCTTGATATACGGGCGTACCACGAGATCGGGTTCGAAGGCATTGCAGAGACGGTCCGGCACGAGCCGGTAGTCGGCTTCAGGATGCGCTTCCTGCCGGCAAACTGCATGCGCCAGATGGTCCATTCGGGCGTTGTCCAGATGGTCTTAAACAAATCGTCCGGCACGCATGTCCTCATCGAGGACATCCAGATGCACGGCAAGCGGGAGAAGCTCAAGGATATCACCATCCGGCCCGGAGATTCGGTATCCATCGAGGACGCATCCGGTGCCCGGAAGACGGTCCTCATCGACGGAATCCGGGTCCATGCTTCGGACGGTACGGTGATGGAGCGATCCCGTGAGGATGCCGGGCAGGGAGGACGGGGATGCGGTCCGGGATCCGGGCAGCGTCACCGCCACGATCATGACCGGCCACGGCACGATGACGATGACTGA